In the genome of Osmerus mordax isolate fOsmMor3 chromosome 15, fOsmMor3.pri, whole genome shotgun sequence, one region contains:
- the ccl20b gene encoding C-C motif chemokine 20b, with product MTCTRLLLVLVLSCVLFTTSESASCCLRYYQRPVRCHRMIGFTIQTISSSCDLQAVIFHTKDGRFMCADPAKKWTMRVLQCLLSRKTD from the exons ATGACGTGTACCAGGCTGCTGTTGGTGCTAGTCCTCAGCTGTGTGCTCTTCACCACCTCAGAATCAG CAAGCTGCTGTCTGAGGTACTACCAGCGACCTGTACGCTGCCACCGAATGATCGGATTTACCATTCAGACCATCAGCTCCAGCTGTGACCTCCAAGCCGTCAT CTTCCACACCAAAGACGGCAGGTTTATGTGTGCCGACCCTGCCAAGAAGTGGACAATGAGGGTGTTACAGTGCTTGCT gaGTAGGAAGACTGACTGA